A single window of Emys orbicularis isolate rEmyOrb1 chromosome 18, rEmyOrb1.hap1, whole genome shotgun sequence DNA harbors:
- the LOC135891136 gene encoding ficolin-1-like: MRLRRQVELPLQRPALAMGRAAQKTLLSLLCLAAAVCQAQDTCPEVSLVGFNSTDRLSIFQGCPGIPGVTGPRGDPGNAGTRGQRGPPGIPGKAGKAGPKGERGPAGPTGVKGDKGALGATGAPGTAVEEDLEDIQCKKGAKNCKELLAKGNIMSGWYTIYPRDCNAMTVLCDMNTDGGGWIVFQRRVDGSVDFYRDWNSYKRGFGSRLSEFWLGNDKIHLLTSLGPNELRVDLRDFDNNYEFAIFSSFKIAGETEKYMLFIGPYVNGTAGDSLIEHNGMMFSTQDRDNDMSLTNCAVAFKGAWWYRDCHMSNLNGLYLKGAHESYADGVNWKTAKGHKYSYKMAEMKMRPM; encoded by the exons AGACAAGTGGAGCTGCCGTTGCAGAGACCAGCACTAGCCATGGGAAGAGCTGCCCAGAAAACCCTCCTCTCTTTACTCTGTCTAGCAGCAGCGGTTTGTCAGGCTCAGGACACCTGCCCAG AGGTGAGCTTAGTGGGTTTCAACAGTACCGATAGACTCTCCATTTTCCAAGGCTGCCCTGGAATTCCAGGTGTCACAGGGCCCAGAGGAGACCCAGGAAATGCAGGAACGCGAG GACAACGGGGACCTCCGGGGATCCCTGGAAAGGCGGGGAAAGCTGGCCCAAAAG GAGAAAGAGGTCCTGCTGGCCCCACTGGAGTGAAAG GAGATAAAGGAGCCCTGGGAGCTACGGGAGCCCCTGGAACAGCTG TGGAGGAAGACCTGGAAGACATACAGTGTAAGAAAG GAGCAAAGAACTGCAAGGAGCTGTTAGCCAAAGGGAACATCATGAGCGGCTGGTACACCATCTACCCCCGTGACTGTAACGCCATGACCGTGCTGTGTGACATGAACACAGATGGTGGAGGATGGATT GTGTTCCAGAGACGGGTGGATGGCTCTGTGGATTTTTACCGTGACTGGAATTCATACAAAAGAGGTTTtggcagccggctgtcagaattCTGGCTGGGGAACGACAAGATCCACCTGTTAACATCCCTTG GTCCCAATGAGCTTCGCGTCGATCTCAGAGATTTTGACAACAACTATGAATTTGCTATCTTCTCATCATTCAAAAttgcaggagagactgagaaatacATGCTGTTCATTGGACCCTATGTTAATGGCACTGCAG GGGATTCTTTAATCGAACACAACGGCATGATGTTTTCAACCCAGGACCGTGACAATGACATGTCTCTAACTAACTGTGCTGTAgcctttaaaggggcctggtgGTACCGGGATTGTCATATGTCCAACCTGAATGGATTATACCTGAAAGGAGCCCATGAAAGCTATGCTGATGGGGTGAACTGGAAGACAGCCAAAGGGCACAAATATTCCTACAAGATGGCAGAGATGAAAATGAGGCCCATGTAG
- the LOC135891140 gene encoding ficolin-1-like, whose translation MGRAAQKTLLSLLCLAAAGCQAQDTCPEVSLVGFNSTDQLSMLQGCSGIPGATGPRGDPGNAGTRGQRGPQGIPGKAGQTGSKGERGPAGPTGVKGDKGALGATGAPATVVEEDLEDKQCKKGAKNCKELLARGNIMSGWYTIYPRDCNAMTVLCDMDTDGGGWIVFQRRVDGSVDFYRDWNSYKRGFGSRLSEFWLGNDNIHLLSSLGPNELRIDLRDFDNNHEFAIFSSFKVAGETEKYTLIIGPFVTGTAGDSLIEHNGMMFTTHDRDNDMSLINCAVTFKGGWWYGNCHMSNLNGLYLKGAHESYADGVNWLTGKGHKYSYKMSEMKMRPV comes from the exons ATGGGAAGAGCTGCCCAGAAAACCCTCCTCTCTTTACTCTGTCTAGCAGCAGCGGGTTGTCAGGCTCAGGACACCTGCCCAG AGGTGAGCTTAGTGGGTTTCAACAGTACTGATCAACTCTCCATGCTCCAAGGCTGCTCTGGAATTCCAGGTGCCACAGGGCCCAGAGGAGACCCAGGAAATGCAGGAACGCGAG GACAACGGGGACCTCAGGGGATCCCTGGAAAGGCGGGACAAACTGGTTCAAAAG GAGAAAGAGGTCCTGCTGGCCCCACTGGAGTGAAAG GAGATAAAGGAGCCCTGGGAGCTACGGGAGCCCCTGCAACTGTTG TGGAGGAAGACCTGGAAGACAAACAGTGTAAGAAAG GAGCAAAGAACTGCAAGGAGCTGTTAGCTAGAGGGAACATCATGAGCGGCTGGTACACCATCTACCCCCGTGACTGTAACGCCATGACCGTGCTGTGTGACATGGACACAGATGGTGGAGGATGGATT GTGTTCCAGAGACGGGTGGATGGCTCTGTGGATTTTTACCGTGACTGGAATTCATACAAAAGAGGTTTtggcagccggctgtcagaattCTGGCTGGGGAACGACAATATTCACCTGTTATCATCCCTTG GTCCCAATGAGCTTCGCATCGATCTCAGAGATTTTGACAACAACCATGAATTTGCTATCTTCTCGTCATTCAAAGttgcaggagagactgagaaatacACGCTGATCATTGGACCCTTTGTTACTGGCACTGCAG GGGATTCTTTAATCGAACACAACGGCATGATGTTTACAACCCACGACCGCGACAATGACATGTCTCTTATTAACTGTGCTGTAACCTTTAAAGGGGGCTGGTGGTACGGGAATTGTCATATGTCCAACCTGAATGGATTATACCTGAAAGGAGCCCATGAAAGCTATGCTGATGGGGTGAACTGGTTGACAGGCAAAGGGCACAAATACTCCTACAAGATGTCAGAGATGAAAATGAGGCCCGTGTAG